CGCCCATCAGGCTGTCCCCATCCGTGGTCACTTCGATTTCGCCGCCGATAAACCGGAATGCCTTCACGACGCTCTGCAGGTTTCCGGCCCCGTAATCAATGATTTTAATCATGGTTCCTGTTTTCCTTCCTTATGATCCCTTTTTTGTTATTTTATCATTTTTATTTTTTTATGGCAAATTAAAACTCGTATTTTTTTGGGAAAGGAAGCGAAAAATATTTTTGGAGGTGATTTTCACATTGAAAAGAAGAGATCCCAAAAGCGGCATGAACAGCGCCCCCGATGTTTACGGAGCGGACGTAGAGCGCAACGACACGGACAAGACGACCATACCCATTACCTATCCCAGCAAAAGATACCGCAAAACCAAGGCCGCTATGCCCTCTGACGACGATGTCGAGGAAGCAAAGGACTGGGTGGACCACAACATCAAATAAAAAAAGCTTAAAAATCGTAAAAAATGAGGACGGCGCAGCGCCGTCCTCATAAACTTTTCCTCCCCGCAATATGATTCTACAG
This window of the Ruminococcaceae bacterium BL-6 genome carries:
- a CDS encoding protein of unknown function (Evidence 5 : Unknown function); its protein translation is MVPVFLPYDPFFVILSFLFFYGKLKLVFFWERKRKIFLEVIFTLKRRDPKSGMNSAPDVYGADVERNDTDKTTIPITYPSKRYRKTKAAMPSDDDVEEAKDWVDHNIK